The Deltaproteobacteria bacterium genome contains a region encoding:
- a CDS encoding type IV pilus twitching motility protein PilT: MELEAILREGVARNASDIHLKFGSHPVFRVTGNLIPWDEAPRLDRDTMTALMRGLLSAAHWKQLQERLQVDAGYGHPELGRFRVNVFHQRGELQAALRLIPPRVRQIRDLNLPPVIERIASERRGLILVTGTTGSGKSTTLAAMIDHINRTVDRHVITVEDPIEYLHQDEQSIITQREIGADCTGFAVGLKGALRQDPDVILVGEMRDLETIETAILAAETGHLVMSTLHTLDAAETITRVISAFPDHQRAQARLILASILKGCISQRLVPRADGRGMVPAIEVMVSTGLVKECITQPERTREIRDAIARGYTTYGMQTFDQSLMALWREGLVTFDEALAQSTNPDDFALKARGISSTSDARWDDFSKEPGAAAQEPIKVDRF; the protein is encoded by the coding sequence GTGGAGCTCGAAGCGATCCTGCGTGAGGGCGTCGCTCGCAACGCATCCGACATCCATCTCAAGTTCGGCTCGCACCCGGTCTTCCGCGTCACCGGCAACCTGATTCCGTGGGACGAGGCGCCGCGGCTCGACCGCGACACGATGACCGCCCTCATGCGGGGGCTCCTCTCCGCGGCCCACTGGAAGCAGCTCCAGGAGCGGCTGCAGGTCGACGCGGGCTACGGTCATCCGGAGCTCGGCCGCTTCCGCGTGAACGTCTTCCACCAGCGCGGTGAGCTCCAGGCCGCACTCCGTCTGATCCCGCCCCGCGTGCGGCAGATCCGCGACCTCAACCTCCCGCCGGTCATCGAGCGCATCGCGTCCGAGCGGCGCGGGCTCATCCTGGTGACGGGCACGACGGGCAGCGGGAAGTCGACGACGCTCGCCGCCATGATCGACCACATCAACCGCACCGTCGACCGGCACGTCATCACGGTCGAGGACCCGATCGAGTATCTCCATCAGGACGAGCAGTCGATCATCACCCAGCGCGAGATCGGCGCCGACTGCACGGGCTTCGCGGTCGGGCTCAAGGGCGCGCTCCGCCAGGACCCGGACGTCATCCTGGTCGGCGAGATGCGCGACCTGGAGACCATCGAAACGGCCATCCTGGCCGCCGAGACCGGCCATCTGGTCATGTCCACCCTGCACACCCTCGACGCCGCCGAGACGATCACGCGCGTCATCTCGGCCTTCCCCGACCACCAGCGAGCCCAGGCGCGGCTCATCCTGGCGAGCATCCTGAAGGGCTGCATCAGCCAGCGGCTCGTACCCCGCGCCGACGGCCGGGGCATGGTGCCGGCCATCGAGGTCATGGTCTCGACGGGGCTCGTGAAGGAGTGCATCACGCAGCCCGAGCGCACGCGCGAGATCCGCGACGCCATCGCGCGCGGCTACACCACCTACGGCATGCAGACCTTCGACCAGTCGCTCATGGCCCTCTGGCGCGAGGGGCTCGTCACCTTCGACGAGGCGCTCGCGCAGTCGACCAACCCGGACGACTTCGCGCTCAAGGCGCGCGGCATCTCCTCGACCAGCGACGCGCGCTGGGACGACTTCTCCAAGGAGCCGGGGGCAGCTGCCCAGGAGCCGATCAAGGTCGACCGCTTCTAG